The Pseudoxanthomonas sp. CF385 region GCGCCCTCCTCCAGATAACGGCGATTGAGATCGGTGATCTCAAGCTCGCCACGCGGAGACGGCTTCAGTTCCGAGGCGTAATCGCTGGCCTTCCCATCGTAGAAATACAGGCCGGTCACAGCGTAGTTCGAACGCGGATTCGCCGGTTTCTCTTCAATACCAACCACGCGCCCCTCGGCGTCGAATTCGGCGACACCATAGCGCTCGGGATCGTTCACCCAATAACCGAATACAGTGGCGCCCTCGCCGCGCGCATCGGCACGCCGCAACTGTTCGGTGAACCCGTGACCGTAGAAGATGTTGTCACCCAGCACCAGGCAACTCGGCTGGCCAGCGACGAAGTCCCTACCGATCAGGTAGGCCTGCGCCAATCCATCCGGGCTTGGCTGGACCGCGTACTGGATGTCCATGCCCCACTGCGACCCATCGCCCAGCAATGCCTTGAACAAGGCCTGCTCATGCGGCGTGTTGATCACCAGTACTTCGCGGATA contains the following coding sequences:
- the rfbA gene encoding glucose-1-phosphate thymidylyltransferase RfbA, whose product is MTTRKGIILAGGSGTRLYPLTQAISKQLLPVYDKPMIYYPLSVLMLAGIREVLVINTPHEQALFKALLGDGSQWGMDIQYAVQPSPDGLAQAYLIGRDFVAGQPSCLVLGDNIFYGHGFTEQLRRADARGEGATVFGYWVNDPERYGVAEFDAEGRVVGIEEKPANPRSNYAVTGLYFYDGKASDYASELKPSPRGELEITDLNRRYLEEGALHLEPLGRGHAWLDTGTHQSLLEASNFIETIEARQGLRVCCPEEIAFGNGWIDAAQVERLAAPLAKNGYGQYLLSLASRGVVR